A genomic region of Papaver somniferum cultivar HN1 chromosome 7, ASM357369v1, whole genome shotgun sequence contains the following coding sequences:
- the LOC113298417 gene encoding mitogen-activated protein kinase 9-like, translating into MGGGGTLVDGVRRWFQRRSSSSTSSSSTSHRKLNTDDNKLDDNEETRQITLPATVPEEDEQQQEELTIIEDFDLSGLKSIKVPKRQNWITTFDSQNKKGTVDTEFFTEYGEASRYQIQEVIGKGSYGIVGSAVDTHTGEKVAIKKINDVFGHVSDAMRILREIKLLRLLRHPDVVEIKHIMLPPSRREFKDIYVVFELMESDLHQVIKVNDDLTREHHQFFLFQLLRALKYIHTANVFHRDIKPKNILVNADCKLKICDFGLARVSFNDAPSAIFWTDYVATRWYRAPELCGSFFSKYTPAIDIWSIGCIFAEMLSGKPLFPGKNVVHQLDLMTDLLGTPSTESITRIRNEKARRYLSNMRKKTPVPFSQKFPDADPLALQLLERLLAFDPKDRPSAEDALTDPYFHGLSTADRESSAHPISKLEFEFEKRKLAKEDVRELIYREILEYHPQMLQEYLHGADQASFMYPSGVDRFKRQFAHLEENYGRGEKGTPPLHRKHDSLPRERVCAPKDETEYLKNGFEKHSAALVPSTLENLPRSQLEDGCGDGKMDALLIQNGPSKGNYSPNSFLKSASISGSQCVVVKGMKDSEEEPIMEQNGEVVDELSSKLRAL; encoded by the exons ATGGGGGGAGGAGGAACACTCGTGGATGGGGTTCGTCGTTGGTTTCAACGTCGATcctcttcttcaacatcttcCTCTTCCACGTCTCATCGCAAACTGAACACAGACGACAACAAGCTAGATGACAACGAAGAAACCAGACAAATAACATTACCGGCAACAGTTCCAGAAGAAGACGAACAACAACAGGAGGAACTCACGATAATTGAAGACTTTGACCTTTCTGGTTTGAAGTCCATCAAAGTCCCTAAACGACAAAACTGGATCACCACTTTTGACTCTCAAAATAAGAAA GGCACGGTGGACACAGAGTTCTTCACCGAGTATGGTGAGGCAAGTCGCTACCAAATCCAGGAAGTCATTGGAAAAGGAAGTTATGGCATTGTTGGGTCTGCAGTCGACACCCACACTGGTGAGAAGGTAGCAATTAAGAAGATAAATGATGTATTTGGACATGTTTCTGATGCTATGCGCATTCTAAGGGAAATCAAGCTTCTTCGGCTGCTACGGCATCCAGATGTTGTCGAAATAAAGCATATAATGCTTCCTCCATctcgaagagaattcaaagatatTTATGTTGTATTTGAGTTGATGGAGTCTGACCTCCACCAAGTAATTAAAGTGAATGACGATCTTACTCGCGAACACCATCAGTTCTTTCTGTTCCAGCTTCTTAGAGCGTTAAAATATATACATACAG CAAATGTGTTTCATCGTGATATAAAGCCAAAAAACATTCTTGTGAACGCGGATTGCAAGCTGAAGATTTGTGATTTCGGGCTTGCTCGTGTGTCATTTAATGATGCCCCGTCAGCTATATTCTGGACA GATTATGTGGCAACCCGATGGTATCGTGCTCCTGAACTATGTGGCTCTTTTTTCTCAAAA TACACCCCTGCGATTGACATTTGGAGCATAGGATGCATATTTGCAGAAATGCTTTCAGGGAAGCCACTGTTTCCTGGGAAGAATGTGGTGCATCAATTGGATCTTATGACCGATCTGCTTGGTACACCTTCAACCGAATCCATTACAAGA ATTCGAAACGAAAAGGCTAGAAGATATCTAAGTAATATGAGGAAGAAAACACCAGTCCCTTTCTCGCAGAAGTTTCCTGATGCAGATCCGCTGGCTCTTCAATTACTTGAGCGGTTACTCGCTTTTGATCCGAAAGATCGTCCATCAGCTGAAGAT GCACTAACTGACCCGTACTTTCATGGTTTGTCAACTGCGGACCGTGAATCATCAGCACACCCCATTTCGAAGCTTGAGTTCGAATTTGAGAAAAGGAAATTAGCAAAAGAGGATGTTAGGGAGTTGATCTATCGAGAG ATACTCGAGTACCATCCGCAGATGTTGCAGGAGTATCTTCATGGTGCAGATCAGGCTAGCTTCATGTACCCTAG TGGAGTTGATAGGTTTAAAAGACAATTTGCACATCTCGAGGAGAATTATGGCAGAGGAGAAAAGGGCACCCCGCCATTACATAGAAAGCATGACTCCTTGCCAAG AGAGCGGGTCTGTGCACCCAAAGACGAAACTGAATACCTAAAAAATGGGTTTGAAAAGCATAGTGCAGCTTTAGTTCCATCAACTCTCGAAAATCTCCCGAGATCACAGCTAGAAGACGGATGTGGTGATGGAAAAATGGATGCATTGCTGATACAGAATGGCCCAAGCAAGGGAAATTACAGTCCTAACAGCTTTTTAAAGAGTGCGAGTATCAGTGGCTCACAATGTGTAGTTGTTAAAGGAATGAAAGATTCGGAG GAAGAACCAATTATGGAGCAGAATGGTGAGGTTGTGGATGAGTTGTCTTCTAAGCTAAGAGCACTTTAA